Genomic window (Pradoshia sp. D12):
CAAATTTCTGTTTAACCTGCAATAAGGATGTTTTCATTTCCTCCCATGTAGATGGAGTGATAAATGATCCTTTATCTACTATTTCTTCCTTATCCCAAACCGCATACTTTACAGTTGAACCGCCAATATCATAAACCAGTAATGACATGATTTTCACTTCCTGCTCCCTGAGAATAATAAATAAACACCTAATTTGCAGAACAGTTCCGTTATTCTAAACAAATTAGGTGCTTGATCCATCACTTTACTTTAATCCATTATTTTCACTAACTTCTTTAATCCAATAACCCGATTTCTTGATGGTCTTCACCTGCGTATGGATGTTATTCGAAATAAATCCATAACGGTTACGGTACGCATTCTTCCATGACCAACAGTCAATAGGTGTCCATAGATGATAACCATAGCAATTTGACCCTTCTTCTATTCCTTTATGAACCCATTCTAAATGCTCCTCGATGAATTCAATCCGATAATCATCCTCAATCATGCCTTCATCATTCAGGAAACGTTCCTCCCGTGAAACACCCATTCCATTTTCGGAAACAAACCACTCAATATTTTTATAATTATCACGAATATTGATGGCGATATCATACAATGCCTTCGGATAAATCTCCCATCCTTTATCCACATTCATCCTTCTGCCAGGCATATCATAATGATCATAATAGCGGTCAGGCATCCAATCGGCTGTACTGTTTGGTGAGATATCTGGGGCCTTCACGCGAGACGGATGATAGAAATTAACGCCAAGGGTATCAATGGTATTTGCCTTCAAAATCGCCAGTTCTTCCACCGTTGATTCCCAGATCACTTTATCTTTTGTTAAAATTTCAACCAATTGTGCCGGAAATTCTCCATAAACAGCCGCATTTAAGAACATCTCATTGCGCCATAGATCCGCAATTTTCCCTGCTTTTACGTCTTCTTCCTTATTGGAAGCAGGGTAGGATGGAGTCAGGTTGAGAATAATTCCAATTTTTGCACCCTGATTATGAAGACCCAACTCCCTGAAAACCTTAATCGCTTTAGCGGAAGCCAGATTTAAGTTATACGCAACCTGGACTGCCCTTTTTCCATCAACCACCTTTGGATAATGGAATTGATATAAATACTGGCCGTCCACAATGACCATCGGCTCGTTAAAAGTAAACCAGTGCTTAACTCGGTCGCCAAACAGCTCAAAGCATTTGCCCGCAAACTTAGCAAACAAGTCAACTACATGCTTTGATTCCCAGCCGCCATACTTCTTGTATAGCTCAACCGGAAGGTCAAAATGGTGGAGTGCCATAACAGGCGTGATTCCTTGTTTAATGAACTCATTAATCACATCATTATAATAGCGAACACCATCCTCGTTGACAGTCGCTGTTTCGAAATCGTCAATCAATCTTGTCCATTGAATGGAAGTCCGGACAGAATTAAGACCAATTTCCTTCATTAAATGAATATCTTTTACATAACTATTGTAGAAATTGGAGGCAGTATCAGGTCCAACCTGTTTGTAAAACTCCTCGGGCTCCACTTCGTACCAGTAATCAAATACATTTGCATGTTTTTTATTAAATCTACCTTCACTTTGGGGACCAGAGGTAGCTGCACCCCACCAAAAATTATCCGGAAACTTTTTCATGATTGCCTCTCTCCTAAACAGTTAGTTTATTGAATTCAAATAAAATAGTTTGCTATTGTAATCCTTCGTTTTCTCTCTGGACCAAAATTCATCCGCTTTTCCGGTAAAGTTTTCTCCGAAAAGAAGACCGATTTGCATTAAATCATCGCCAAACCTTTTCCCGTCTCCATTGATTTGGTACATTTTGTCCTCTGCCAATCCTTTTAGCTTTAATCGTTCATATGGACGATTTGGCTTTGATAAAACCTCATAATAGCCAACAATCGCCTCCGTTTGATCCTTTGAAACAACCATCCATGCCGTTTCATTGTTGGTAAACGGACTTAATAACCGGAAAAATGTCCCTTGCTGGATCAAAGCGCGATGCTGCTTGAAAAAGGTAATATCCTTCTTAATCTGGTCCTTTTCCTCCTCCGATAGAAGGGTAATATCCAGCTCATATCCAAATGTACCGAAGAAGGCAACATTAGCGCGCATTTCCATGCTTGTTGTCCTTCCCACCTGATGATTCGGAACAGCAGATACATGACTGCCAATACTGGATAATGGATAAACGAATGAAGTTCCATATTGAATTTTTAACCGTTCAACTGCATCTGTATCATCACTTGCCCAGCCTTGAGGTGCATAGTAGAGCATCCCTGGATCGAAACGTCCTCCACCGCCTGCACAGGATTCGAATAATATATCAGGATACTTCGCTATCAGCCTCTCGTATAAGGAGTAAACACCTAAAATGTAACGATGCCATACCTCTCCTTGCTGATCCGCCGGCAATGCTATGGAATAGGCCTCTGATATATAGCGGTTCATATCCCATTTGATGTAGTCAATTTGACAGTCTGATAGAATCGCATCCATTTGTTCGTATACATTTTCGACTACTTCAGATCGGGAAAAGTCCAGGACAAACTGATTTCGGCCGTGAGATAGTCTCTTGCCCGGAACCTGGATTAGCCAGTCTGGATGTTCTTTAAATAGCTTAGTATCCTTGCAGACCATTTCCGGTTCAAACCATAGACCAAACTTTAATCCCAAGGCGTGTATCTTTTCTGATAACCCCTTCATTCCATTAGGCAATTTAGCACTATTAACAAACCAATCCCCTAATGAAGAGCTATCATCATTACGCTGACCAAACCA
Coding sequences:
- a CDS encoding glycoside hydrolase family 1 protein → MKKFPDNFWWGAATSGPQSEGRFNKKHANVFDYWYEVEPEEFYKQVGPDTASNFYNSYVKDIHLMKEIGLNSVRTSIQWTRLIDDFETATVNEDGVRYYNDVINEFIKQGITPVMALHHFDLPVELYKKYGGWESKHVVDLFAKFAGKCFELFGDRVKHWFTFNEPMVIVDGQYLYQFHYPKVVDGKRAVQVAYNLNLASAKAIKVFRELGLHNQGAKIGIILNLTPSYPASNKEEDVKAGKIADLWRNEMFLNAAVYGEFPAQLVEILTKDKVIWESTVEELAILKANTIDTLGVNFYHPSRVKAPDISPNSTADWMPDRYYDHYDMPGRRMNVDKGWEIYPKALYDIAINIRDNYKNIEWFVSENGMGVSREERFLNDEGMIEDDYRIEFIEEHLEWVHKGIEEGSNCYGYHLWTPIDCWSWKNAYRNRYGFISNNIHTQVKTIKKSGYWIKEVSENNGLK
- a CDS encoding alpha-galactosidase — its product is MNKLIKVNKNKLEFHLSNSKVSYLFRVMDQINQLEHLYFGKSIRHQENFDFLMEREVRPSNNQFEGDHTLSLEHIRQEYPGFGTSDFRYPAQQVRYPAGDRISRFEYADYRVMEGKPVLDGLPATYTESPEEAETLEILLKDAYSELTLYIFYTIYKDRPVIARSAKFTNNGSEDYELETAMSLSIDFSDDNFELIHLNGAWTRENHLERKPVITGVQSISSTRGASSHAHNPFMALVRPETTEHAGEAYGFSLIYSGNFLAQIEVDTYKVTRAMMGINPFQFAWKLKQGESFQTPEAVLVYSDSGLNEMSQALHDLYRTRLARGVWRDKERPILINNWEATYFDFNEEKILEIARSGAELGMELFVLDDGWFGQRNDDSSSLGDWFVNSAKLPNGMKGLSEKIHALGLKFGLWFEPEMVCKDTKLFKEHPDWLIQVPGKRLSHGRNQFVLDFSRSEVVENVYEQMDAILSDCQIDYIKWDMNRYISEAYSIALPADQQGEVWHRYILGVYSLYERLIAKYPDILFESCAGGGGRFDPGMLYYAPQGWASDDTDAVERLKIQYGTSFVYPLSSIGSHVSAVPNHQVGRTTSMEMRANVAFFGTFGYELDITLLSEEEKDQIKKDITFFKQHRALIQQGTFFRLLSPFTNNETAWMVVSKDQTEAIVGYYEVLSKPNRPYERLKLKGLAEDKMYQINGDGKRFGDDLMQIGLLFGENFTGKADEFWSREKTKDYNSKLFYLNSIN